The window CGCGGCGGACAGGGGTTCGCCCTGACTAACGGAATGCGGAAAATGAGAAGAGCCGTCCTTCCTTTTCAAAATTGGAAAAGGGCGGCTCTTTTTAAAATCTCATGAGAATATGAATGCAAAGGAGGACACAGCATGATAAAATATATCTGCAAGCGACTGGTTTATCTGGCGCTGACATTATGGGTCATTGTGACAGCGACTTTTTTTCTGATGAAGAAGCTGCCTGGCTCTCCTTTTGATGCGGAACGCTTTAATCTGATGTCCGTTCAGCAGCAGCAGACCATTTTAAAGCAGTATGGACTGAATGAGTCCCTCCCCCGGCAGTATGTAAAGTATATGGGAAATATTCTGCACGGGGATTTCGGAACATCTTTTACCTATACCGGACAAAAGGTTTCTACCGTAATCGGGGGAAGGATCGGTCCCTCTGCTCTTATCGGCCTCCAGGCAGTGTTAATCGGACTGGCTGTGGGCCTTACATTGGGAATTATTGCGGCGTGGAGGCATAACAGCGGAATCGATTATTTTACCATGATCGTGGCCGTGCTGGGAGTCTCTGTGCCTAATTTTGTGGCTGCGGCTCTTTTGCAGTACTATGTGGCCTTAAAGTGGGGAATTTTGCCCGTTGGTTTCTGGACCGACTGGAAATGTTCGGTTCTGCCGTCCATTGCCCTGTCCTTTTCCGCCACGGCCATGGTGGCCCGGTTTATCAGGACAGAGATGCTGGAAGTGCTGGAGCAGGATTATATCGTCACCGCCAAAGCAAAAGGGCTTAGTCCGATGAAGGTGCTCATGCGCCATGCGGTAAGAAACTCCATCATCCCGGTGGTTACCATTCTGGGTCCCATTGTGGTAAATCTGCTGACAGGATCTCTGGCAGTTGAAAATATTTATACCATTCCGGGAATCGGCAGTTTATTTGTAGACAGTATTAAGGCTAATGACTATTCCACGATCATGGGAATCACGATTTTTTACAGCGCCTTCTATATTTTTGTGGTGCTGATCGTTGATATCGCTTATTCCTTCATTGATCCCAGGATCCGTCTGGCAGCCGGTAAGGAGGGTTAAGCATGGATGAATTATTTGTAAAGGCATATGTGGATGAATCGGAGAAAGAACATATTGCCCGCCCCAATTTAACAGCCCTCCAGGATGGCTGGCTTCGTTTGAAAAAGAATAAGGCGGCTGTCGTCTGTTTGTTTGCTTTGATCGCAATCGGGCTTCTGGCAGTGCTGGCACCGGAGTTTTCTGGATATTCCTATAAGGAAACCAATTATGATATCATTTACCAGACTCCTTCCATGGCGCATTTGTTTGGAACAGACCAGTTCGGACGTGACCTCTGGGTCAGAACGTGGATGGGAACACGTATATCCCTTCTCATTGCATTTGTGGCGGCTCTTCTGGATCTGACGGTGGGAGTGGCTTATGGAGCGGTTTCCGCTTTGACCGGCGGGAGGGTGGATGCTGTTATGCAGCGGATCATTGAAGTGCTGGTGGGCATTCCTCATCTGATCATCGTGATCCTTTTGATGATGGTCATGCCGGCCGGTATCTGGACGATTGTCGTGGCCCTTTCCATTACCGGCTGGGTGAATATGGCCCGCCTTGTCCGGGGATCCATTTTAAAGCTTAAAAACCAGGAATTTGTTCTGGCGGCCCGGGTGCTGGGGACCAGTACTTCCGGGATCATCTGGAAACATCTGATACCAAATACGGTTGGGGTCATTGTCATTAATGCCATGTTTACCATTCCCTCAGCCATATTTACGGAGGCATTTTTAAGCTTTATCGGAATTGGCATGCAGGAGCCGAAAGCATCTTTAGGTGTTTTGATCAACAACGGATACCAGGTGCTTCGTAATTTTCCTCATGTACTGATCTTCCCGGCCATTGTGATCGTCTTGATCATGGTGTGCTTCAGCATTCTTGGAGACGGCCTTCGGGATGCTCTTGATCCAAGAATGAGAAAGTAGGTGAAGCGTGGTGAACAGATTATTAGAAGTCAATCAGTTACAGGTACATATAAAGACACAGCATGGCGTGGTCCAGGCGGTACGGGGGATAAGCTTTTATCTGGATGAGCAGGAAACTCTGGCAATCGTGGGAGAGTCCGGCTCCGGTAAATCCATTTCCGTAAAAAGCATTATGGGACTGCTTCCGAAGAATGGAAAAATCGTAGGCGGCACCATTTTATTGGAAGGCAAAGACCTTGCAAAATACAGTGAACGTCAGATGCAGACGGTGCGGGGATCAGATATTTCCATGATATTCCAGGATCCAATGACTTCTTTAAACCCAACAATGACCATTGGAAAGCAGATCGTGGAAATATTAAAAGAGCATCGGAAGGATATGACAAAAGCGCAGATGAAGGAGCGGGCTCTTGAGCTGATCTCTTTGGTTGGAATATCCAATCCGGAGGCCAGGTTCAGCCAGTATCCTCACCAGCTTTCCGGAGGCATGAGGCAGAGAGTCGTGATCGCAGTGGCTTTGGCCTGTGATCCCAAGATTTTAATTGCAGATGAGCCGACAACGGCCTTGGATGTGACCATACAGGCTCAGATCCTGGATCTGATGAAGGATCTGCAGAAGAAAATCAAGACCTCCATTATTATTATCACTCATAATCTGGGGGTTGTGGCCAATATTGCGGACCGGGTCGCAGTTATGTACGGAGGCCAGCTGGTGGAGAACGCCGGTGTGCGTGAGTTGTTTTACCAGACCAGCCATCCCTATACAAAAGGGCTTTTGGCTTCCATACCAAAGGCTTCCCATAAAGGAAATGAGCTGACGGCCATTCCGGGAACGCCGCCGGATCTGATGGATCCGCCCAAGGGCTGCCCCTTTGCAGCCAGATGCACAAAGACCATGGAGGTCTGCAGACAGTATCCGCCGGAGGATATGGCCTGCGGCGAGGGGCATCACGCCCGCTGCTGGCTTCTTGATGAGCGGGCAAAGGCTCTCAGGGAATAGGAGGAAATCATTATGTCGGCAGAAAAGAGACCATTATTAGAAGTAAAGCACTTGAAGAAATATTTCCATGTGGGAAAAAATCAGATTCTAAAAGCGGTGGATGATGTCAGCCTGGAGATTTATAAAGGAGAGACCCTTGGCCTGGTAGGAGAGAGCGGCTGCGGAAAGTCAACCTTCGGCAGGACTGTGATCCAGCTGTATGAGCCAACGGAAGGCAGCGTCCTGTATGATGGAAGGAAAATTGACAGCAGTTTACCGGCGGCAGACCGTCATGGATTTACCAGAAAAGTGCAGATGATTTTTCAGGATCCCTATGCATCCTTAAATCCCAGGATGAAGGTCATAGATATTGTTGGGGAAGGAATTGATGCTCATGGAATCTTAAGCGGGCAGGAGCGGAGAAAGAAAGTGATGGAGCTTCTGGAAACAGTAGGGCTTTCTGAAGAGCATGCAAACCGGTTCCCTCACGAATTTTCCGGAGGACAGCGTCAGCGCGTGGGCATTGCCAGGGCATTGGCTGTTGATCCGGAGTTTGTGATCTGTGATGAACCCATTTCTGCCCTGGATGTTTCCATTCAGGCGCAGGTGATTAACTTGCTGAAAGAGCTGCAGGAAAAGAGAGGACTTACTTATCTGTTTATCGCCCATGACCTTTCCATGGTTAAGCACATCAGTGACCGGATTGGAGTCATGTATCTGGGGGCAATGGTGGAGCTGACGGACAGTGAAACCCTCTTTGAAGATCCGGTCCATCCCTATACCCAGGCATTGCTTTCCGCAATTCCCATCCCTGATCCTGATGTGGAAAAGAGCCGCAGCCGGATCATGCTGGAAGGGAGTCTGCCAAATCCTGTTAATTTGAAGGACGGCTGCCGTTTTGCTTCCCGCTGTCCTTATGCAGAAGAGCTGTGCCGGGAAAAAACACCGGATATGAAAGAAGTAAGGCCAGGACATTTTGCTGCTTGCCATAAAGCAACGCAGTATGCAGGCAATAAAAAATAGATTGTTAGGAGAAAACGATGAAGGACTATATCTTGGAGGTCTGTGTGGATTCTGTAGAATCTGCCAAGGCGGCGGTACGGGGAGGAGCAGACAGGCTGGAGCTGTGCACAAATCTGGTGATCGGGGGGACGACTCCCGGTGTAAGCCAGTTTAAGCAGATTCGCAAAGCCTGTGATATTCCCATCAATGTGCTGATTCGGCCCCGTTATGGAGATTTTTTATATACGGATCATGAATTTCAGATGATCTCAGAGGATGCGCAGATGTTTCGGGACCTTGGTGCAGATGGAATTGTTGTGGGTTTTTTAAAGCCGGATGGGGATCTTGACATGGAACGGCTGAAGGTTTTAAAAGAAAAGACAGGTGCGGGAAGCATGACCCTGCACAGGGCCTTTGATGTATGCAGGGATCCTTACAGAAGCTTAAGAGAGGCTATGGAAGCGGGTGTGGATACGATCCTGACCTCCGGGCAGCAGAATACCTGTATGGAAGGAAAAGAGCTTTTAGGGGCGCTGATCGGGCAGGCAGACGGCAGGATCGACATCATGGCTGGAAGCGGGGTCAATGTGGAGGCCATTGCCAGCCTGATGGATGAGATAGGCGCCCGGTGCTTTCACATGTCAGGCAAAACGATTGTGGACAGCGGCATGACCTACCGGAAAGAACATGTAAATATGGGCATACCGGGGATTGGGGAGTATGATATTTTTCGTACCGAGGAGGAACAGATACGCCGGGCAAAGAAGCTGATGGAGGAAAAGGCATGTTTACGGAAGAACGTTTAGACAGGATTTTACAGATCCTACAGGATCAGGGTATGGTGAAGGTAAAGGATTTAAGTGCCCTTTTCCAGGTAACAGAGGACTGCATACGAAAGGATTTAAAAAATCTGGAAAATGCCGGAAAGCTGAAACGGACCTATGGCGGAGCCTTATTATCCCAGGATTATCCCTTGAAACGGGATGTAATTGACCGGAGGGATACGAATATTGAGAAAAAGAAATTGATTGCCCAGAAGGCGTTTGACCTTATTGGGAGCAATGAAACCATATTTCTGGATATTTCTACCACAAATATTATGGTGGCCGAACTGCTTGCCAAATCCCACAAGCGGCTGACCGTGGTGACCAATATGATCGACATTATGCAGACCCTGGCTGTAAATCCCAATATCACAGCCATAGGCACCGGAGGGATCATGTACCGCACGGTAAACGGCTTTATGGGGGCAGCTGCTATTGAGATCATCAAGCAGTACAGCTTTGACCGGGCCTTTGTCGGGACCTGCGGCCTGGATCTTACGGATAATTCCATCACCACCTTAGGTGTGGAGGATGGCTTGACAAAGAGAGCGGCCATTGCCAGCAGCAGGCATAAATATCTGGTAATGGAAAAGGATAAATTCTATTTTAATGATTCCTATAAATTTGCTCATTTTGATGATATTGACGGGATCATCACGGATTCCATGCCTGATGAGGCTACGGCCAGTAAGCTTTACTCTGCGGGAGTTACTATTCTGTAGCCTTTGCCGGAGCAGCTGAGGAAGAAAATAATCAATTGATTTCGAAAAGGAGAGTTTTGTGATGTTTTCAGAACATTTGCAAAGATATGCCCAGGAAAAGTATGACCTAAGACTTCCCTTTCTGGCAGGTCTTAGGGAAGAAGTCGAGAAAGCTATGGAATGCTGTACTCCAAGGGAACAGGTGCTCATGAAGTTTTTATATGGAACCATGCCGGTACGGGATGCCGGAGAGTACGATTTTGACCTGTTTCTTGGATTTGTAAGGCATTCCATCATGGTTTATGAACAAATGGAATGGTGTCAGGAGATTCCGGAAGATATTTTCCTCCATCATATTTTATATTACAGGATCAATACGGAAAACATTGAAGACTGCCGCAGGTTTTTCTATGACAGGCTGATTGACCGGATCAGAGGGCTTTCCGTCAGGGAAGCAGTTCTGGAAATCAATTACTGGTGTGCAGAAAACGGAACCTATGAGGCTTCCGACAACAGGACCATATCTCCTATAACTGTTTATAAATCCGGAAAGGGCAGATGCGGAGAGGAATCCACTTTTGCTGTAACGGCTTTCCGGAGCGTGGGGATCCCTGCCAGACAGGTGTATACGCCCAGATGGGCCCATTGTGATGATAATCATGCATGGGTCGAAGTTTTTGTAGAAGGAAAGTGGCACTTTCTTGGAGCCTGCGAGCCGGAAGAAGTGCTGGATAAGGGGTGGTTTACCAATGCTTCCTCCAGAGCACTTCTGGTGCACACCAGAACCTTTTCCGATTATTCCGGCGATTCAGAAACAGAATGTCTGGGGCAGGATGATTTATTGGTTTATTATAACGGAACTCCAACCTACGCCCTGACCAGGTCTTATGAAATCCAGGTGCTTGATGAGGATAGGAAACCAATAGAAAATGTTCATGTCTCTTTTGAAATTCTCAACATGGCGGAATACTGCAGTGTGGTAAACTTATATACAGGCAGAAATGGAAAAGTTTCCATTACCATGGGACTTGGAGATGTTCATGTCCGTGCAATGAAGGATGGATTGTTTTGTGAAGCGTGGATTTCCCCGGAAGACCGGAATGGAAGTGTGCTGGTGTTACAGAAAGAAAGGGGGAGATCCGGAACGGATGTCTGGACAGATGCAGACGTCAAAGCTCCAAAGGATTACCCCATGAATCCGGTGACGCTTACCAGGGAACAAAAGGAGAGAAACAGAAAGCGGATTCAAGAGGCAAACCAGATGCGGGAAAGCAGGATTGCAGGATACTTTAAAGAGGAAGAAGCTTCCGAATATCCGGAGGAAACAGAGATCCTGCGGTTATCTGCCGGTAACTTTGACGAGATTTATAAATTTCTTTCCAAGGACCGGAATCCGGACCGTAAGGCAATGCTTCACAGCCTGACGGCAAAGGATTATAAGGATGTAAGGGCGGATATCCTGGAAAACCATCTGGCATGGGCAGCTCCTTACCGTAAGAAGTGGGAGGAGAATGGAAATCCGGATATTTATGTAAAATATATTCTCTGTCCAAGGATTCTGCTGGAAGAAATGACGGATTACCGGGGCTTTATTGATGGCTCCTTTAATGAGAAAGAAAAGGACGGGTTCAGGAAAAACCCTGGAACTATTTGGGAATACGTGAAACAGCATATTGGTTTTGAACAAAAACTGGATTACAAGACGATTTGTTCCACACCTGTAGGAAGTCTTAGGCTTTTACAGAGCAATCCCCTTAGCAAGAAGATACTGTTTGTTGCCATCTGCCGGACTTTGGGTATTCCATCCCGTATGAATCCGGTGAATTTAGAGGCGGAAGTTTATGAGGCTGGAAAATTTGTATCAATATCAGGAGCTGAGGAGATAATAGAAAACAGGACTGAAGAGTCAGGAAAGCTGGTACTTTACGGGGAAAGTGACAGCCTGTGGACCTATTACCAGACATGGACCATCGGAAGGCTGAAAGAGGGACAGTTTATAACCCTGGATTACACTGGCGTGAAGTTTTCCGACGGCGTTTTAAAACTGGAATTAGAGCCTGGAATTTACCGTTTGATCACCTCTGTCCGCCTTCCAAACGGAAACCAGAACGCCAGCGAGTATGTCTTTGAGCTGTCAAAGGATGAAGAAAAGACTGTGAATATGCGCTTAAGGGCCGGAAGCCTTGATGATATGCTGGTCGACAACATGTTGGATGATTTTGACGTGACTATGACAGATGAAAGCGGAATAGAGGAGACAGTTCCGGCATCGGTACTCATGGAGGGAAGAGCCAATATTCTGGCCATTCTGTCAGAGGGACAGGAGCCTACAGAGCACGTTCTTAACGAAATGCTGGAGCAAAAAGACGCTTTAAATTCTCTGGATGCCAGGATCATTTTCCTGCTGCAAGGAGAAACGGCATTAAAGAACCGCACCGTAAATAGGGTTTTGGAAGCAATACCAGGAATCAAGGCAGGGTACATAAGCTTTGATGATACGGTGGAGCCCCTGGCCCGGAAAATGTATGTGGATCCGGAAAAACTGCCGCTTTTGATCGTTACGGACCCTGGTTTAAGGGCAATTTACGGCTGCAGCGGCTACAATGTGGGAAGCGTGGATCTGATGATAAAACTTCTGGGCATAAGCAGGAACCGGCTGTAAGGCGGCAAAGGCCCCTGGAGAGAACCGGTGAGTTGCCTTTCCTGTGATTTGACTGCGGAGAATTACAAAATCAGAAAAAACATTTTGCAAAATAGATAAAGATGTTATATACTGTTTGTTGGAGTACTATCAGAAGTCAATTACCCTGCAGCAGGCGATGGGGAATTTGACTGCGTGGGCAGTCGCTAAGGTCAAGATAGATTGACTTTGGCTCGTTACTTTCACGAGAATAACAGACAAAAGGATGGTTTGAACATGGCTATTTTAGAAAATTGGAGAAATCTGGCATACGGCGATGGGCTGGATGATAAAGGAAAAGAAGAATTATGGACCGAGTATTTCAAAGTAGAAAAAGGAATCTATGAGCATATTCTTTCCAAACCAGAAGAAGCAGTTGAGGGAACGGTCGAAGAACTGGCAAAGAGATATGGAACCGATGTCCAGACGATGACCGGATTTTTAGATGGAATCAATGAAAGCTTAAAGGGATATGAAAATCCTATTGAAACCATGGATGAACAGACTGTGGTAAAAATAGAGATCGACCCGGAAAAGCTGTATTATAATATGGTAGAAGCTAAGGCAGAGTGGCTGTACAGCCTTCCTCAGTGGGATGAAATACTGACGGAAGAGAAGAAAAAAGAACTCTACAAAAAGCAGAAAGCTTCCGGAACCATTGTGAAAGGTGCAAAGGTCGGAAGAAACGATCCATGTCCATGTGGCAGCGGCAAGAAGTATAAAAAGTGCTGCGGATCCAACCTGTAATCAAACGTTGCTTTGGCGGCAGGATAAAGAGACAGAAAGGCAGGTACCTCTTTATGAGTTACCTGCTTTGTTTTTAGGGCGTAAAACACCCTTCGGGCATACCTTTATGCCCAAAGTACATGGGCAGGAAAGAGGAAACACCCTTCGGGCATACCTTTATGCCCAAAGTACATGGCAGGAAAGAGGAAATTGTGAATGGAAGCGTACACTAGCTTTGCTGAGGTCTATGACCGGTTTATGGACAATATCCCATATAGGGACTGGTGTGAATACGTGACCGGTCTGCTGAATGAATATGGGATCAGAGATGGGCTGATTCTTGACTTGGGCTGCGGAACTGGAAGCCTTACGGAGCTTCTTGCGGACCGGGGATATGACATGATCGGGGTGGACAGCTCCGGAGATATGCTGCAGATAGCCATGGAAAAGCGGGAAAAGTCAGAAAAAGACATCCTTTATCTTATGCAGGATATGAGAGAATTTGAACTTTACGGAACGGTACGGGCCGTTATAAGCATCTGTGATTGTATGAACTACATCCTGGAATTTGAGGATATGACGGAAGTTTTCCGGCTGGTAAATA of the Lacrimispora indolis DSM 755 genome contains:
- a CDS encoding copper homeostasis protein CutC; the encoded protein is MKDYILEVCVDSVESAKAAVRGGADRLELCTNLVIGGTTPGVSQFKQIRKACDIPINVLIRPRYGDFLYTDHEFQMISEDAQMFRDLGADGIVVGFLKPDGDLDMERLKVLKEKTGAGSMTLHRAFDVCRDPYRSLREAMEAGVDTILTSGQQNTCMEGKELLGALIGQADGRIDIMAGSGVNVEAIASLMDEIGARCFHMSGKTIVDSGMTYRKEHVNMGIPGIGEYDIFRTEEEQIRRAKKLMEEKACLRKNV
- a CDS encoding ABC transporter ATP-binding protein, which gives rise to MNRLLEVNQLQVHIKTQHGVVQAVRGISFYLDEQETLAIVGESGSGKSISVKSIMGLLPKNGKIVGGTILLEGKDLAKYSERQMQTVRGSDISMIFQDPMTSLNPTMTIGKQIVEILKEHRKDMTKAQMKERALELISLVGISNPEARFSQYPHQLSGGMRQRVVIAVALACDPKILIADEPTTALDVTIQAQILDLMKDLQKKIKTSIIIITHNLGVVANIADRVAVMYGGQLVENAGVRELFYQTSHPYTKGLLASIPKASHKGNELTAIPGTPPDLMDPPKGCPFAARCTKTMEVCRQYPPEDMACGEGHHARCWLLDERAKALRE
- a CDS encoding transglutaminase-like domain-containing protein; protein product: MFSEHLQRYAQEKYDLRLPFLAGLREEVEKAMECCTPREQVLMKFLYGTMPVRDAGEYDFDLFLGFVRHSIMVYEQMEWCQEIPEDIFLHHILYYRINTENIEDCRRFFYDRLIDRIRGLSVREAVLEINYWCAENGTYEASDNRTISPITVYKSGKGRCGEESTFAVTAFRSVGIPARQVYTPRWAHCDDNHAWVEVFVEGKWHFLGACEPEEVLDKGWFTNASSRALLVHTRTFSDYSGDSETECLGQDDLLVYYNGTPTYALTRSYEIQVLDEDRKPIENVHVSFEILNMAEYCSVVNLYTGRNGKVSITMGLGDVHVRAMKDGLFCEAWISPEDRNGSVLVLQKERGRSGTDVWTDADVKAPKDYPMNPVTLTREQKERNRKRIQEANQMRESRIAGYFKEEEASEYPEETEILRLSAGNFDEIYKFLSKDRNPDRKAMLHSLTAKDYKDVRADILENHLAWAAPYRKKWEENGNPDIYVKYILCPRILLEEMTDYRGFIDGSFNEKEKDGFRKNPGTIWEYVKQHIGFEQKLDYKTICSTPVGSLRLLQSNPLSKKILFVAICRTLGIPSRMNPVNLEAEVYEAGKFVSISGAEEIIENRTEESGKLVLYGESDSLWTYYQTWTIGRLKEGQFITLDYTGVKFSDGVLKLELEPGIYRLITSVRLPNGNQNASEYVFELSKDEEKTVNMRLRAGSLDDMLVDNMLDDFDVTMTDESGIEETVPASVLMEGRANILAILSEGQEPTEHVLNEMLEQKDALNSLDARIIFLLQGETALKNRTVNRVLEAIPGIKAGYISFDDTVEPLARKMYVDPEKLPLLIVTDPGLRAIYGCSGYNVGSVDLMIKLLGISRNRL
- a CDS encoding ABC transporter permease, with product MIKYICKRLVYLALTLWVIVTATFFLMKKLPGSPFDAERFNLMSVQQQQTILKQYGLNESLPRQYVKYMGNILHGDFGTSFTYTGQKVSTVIGGRIGPSALIGLQAVLIGLAVGLTLGIIAAWRHNSGIDYFTMIVAVLGVSVPNFVAAALLQYYVALKWGILPVGFWTDWKCSVLPSIALSFSATAMVARFIRTEMLEVLEQDYIVTAKAKGLSPMKVLMRHAVRNSIIPVVTILGPIVVNLLTGSLAVENIYTIPGIGSLFVDSIKANDYSTIMGITIFYSAFYIFVVLIVDIAYSFIDPRIRLAAGKEG
- a CDS encoding DeoR/GlpR family DNA-binding transcription regulator → MFTEERLDRILQILQDQGMVKVKDLSALFQVTEDCIRKDLKNLENAGKLKRTYGGALLSQDYPLKRDVIDRRDTNIEKKKLIAQKAFDLIGSNETIFLDISTTNIMVAELLAKSHKRLTVVTNMIDIMQTLAVNPNITAIGTGGIMYRTVNGFMGAAAIEIIKQYSFDRAFVGTCGLDLTDNSITTLGVEDGLTKRAAIASSRHKYLVMEKDKFYFNDSYKFAHFDDIDGIITDSMPDEATASKLYSAGVTIL
- a CDS encoding ABC transporter permease encodes the protein MDELFVKAYVDESEKEHIARPNLTALQDGWLRLKKNKAAVVCLFALIAIGLLAVLAPEFSGYSYKETNYDIIYQTPSMAHLFGTDQFGRDLWVRTWMGTRISLLIAFVAALLDLTVGVAYGAVSALTGGRVDAVMQRIIEVLVGIPHLIIVILLMMVMPAGIWTIVVALSITGWVNMARLVRGSILKLKNQEFVLAARVLGTSTSGIIWKHLIPNTVGVIVINAMFTIPSAIFTEAFLSFIGIGMQEPKASLGVLINNGYQVLRNFPHVLIFPAIVIVLIMVCFSILGDGLRDALDPRMRK
- a CDS encoding SEC-C metal-binding domain-containing protein; protein product: MAILENWRNLAYGDGLDDKGKEELWTEYFKVEKGIYEHILSKPEEAVEGTVEELAKRYGTDVQTMTGFLDGINESLKGYENPIETMDEQTVVKIEIDPEKLYYNMVEAKAEWLYSLPQWDEILTEEKKKELYKKQKASGTIVKGAKVGRNDPCPCGSGKKYKKCCGSNL
- a CDS encoding ABC transporter ATP-binding protein, which gives rise to MSAEKRPLLEVKHLKKYFHVGKNQILKAVDDVSLEIYKGETLGLVGESGCGKSTFGRTVIQLYEPTEGSVLYDGRKIDSSLPAADRHGFTRKVQMIFQDPYASLNPRMKVIDIVGEGIDAHGILSGQERRKKVMELLETVGLSEEHANRFPHEFSGGQRQRVGIARALAVDPEFVICDEPISALDVSIQAQVINLLKELQEKRGLTYLFIAHDLSMVKHISDRIGVMYLGAMVELTDSETLFEDPVHPYTQALLSAIPIPDPDVEKSRSRIMLEGSLPNPVNLKDGCRFASRCPYAEELCREKTPDMKEVRPGHFAACHKATQYAGNKK
- a CDS encoding class I SAM-dependent DNA methyltransferase; the encoded protein is MEAYTSFAEVYDRFMDNIPYRDWCEYVTGLLNEYGIRDGLILDLGCGTGSLTELLADRGYDMIGVDSSGDMLQIAMEKREKSEKDILYLMQDMREFELYGTVRAVISICDCMNYILEFEDMTEVFRLVNNYLDPGGIFIFDLNTIYKYETLMGDSTIAEDREECSFIWDNYYDKESGINEYNLALFIRQEEDVYRKYTENHFQRAYSLDEVKMAMKEAGMDFVAAFDAFTKAPVKENSERIYIIARECGKE